CGGTGCTGGCCTCCCCCTGGTCCTTGTAGGTGTTCGTCGGAACCTTCACTGACGTGTAGAAGGGGTACTTCTTGACGAGCCCCTCAGCCTCCATCCCGACGACGGGCACCAGCGTCGTCTTGCCGGTGATGAAGGTGTCCACGATCACCGCAGAGCCGAGCCCGGTGGTGAAGAAGGCCGCGTCCGCTCGCCCGTCCTTGAGCTGATCCGATGCCGCGGCCGCCTCGATCCGCTCGGCCTTGCCAAGATCCCCCTCTCTCAGGCCGTACGTCTCAAGGATCTGGATCGCGTTGGCCTCGGTGCCGGAGCCGTGGGGCCCGAGCACCACCTTTTTCCCCCTGAGGTCCTTCACCGACTTGACTCCCGAGGTCTTCGTCGCGACCACGTGGACCAGCTCGGGGTAGATGGCGAAGATCCCGCCCATGTTCTTCACGGGCTTGCCCTGAAAGGCAGCCAGGGTGACGCCGTTGTAGGCGTAAAAGGCGATGTCGTTCTGGAGGAGGGCGAAGTCGGCGTCGCCGGTCCCGATGAGCTGGGCGTTGGCCACCGACGCGCCCGAGGACTCCACCGTCGCCCGGAGGTTCAGATCCTTCGCCTTGTACGCGATCC
The sequence above is drawn from the Candidatus Rokuibacteriota bacterium genome and encodes:
- a CDS encoding TAXI family TRAP transporter solute-binding subunit, yielding MRITRRYLCLLLIGGVALSWLAPGALAQQRRLVTIASGWVVGVYYPLAGAMSRIAYKAKDLNLRATVESSGASVANAQLIGTGDADFALLQNDIAFYAYNGVTLAAFQGKPVKNMGGIFAIYPELVHVVATKTSGVKSVKDLRGKKVVLGPHGSGTEANAIQILETYGLREGDLGKAERIEAAAASDQLKDGRADAAFFTTGLGSAVIVDTFITGKTTLVPVVGMEAEGLVKKYPFYTSVKVPTNTYKDQGEASTVAVMAMMVARSDLAEDLVYRFTKAIFDDLPQFHAAHAAAKSLTLATALNGMPIPLHPGAARFYKEKGVLK